CTGTTCCCGTAAGGACTCGACTACAAAGAAATATGCCAAAGTCTGGAAGAAATTTTCAGACTGGATTTCTGAAGCAAACTATGTAAACAATAATATTTCTTCTGTTCTACAATTCCTTCAGGAAGGATTTCAGAAGGGACTCAAACCTAATACCTTAAAGGACACATATGACGGCAATCATCGATATGACCGAAAATACATTTCTACATCACCCtcttattttcagtttttttaaagcagtaaagaaattaaaacctacACTTAGAGAACCTATGCCTGTCTTAGAAGATTGACAGTCCCCCCGTTTCGAGCCCCTTCATCGGGCGGAATTGAAATGGCTTTCTTATAAAGTATTATTTCTGATCGCCATCTCTTCTGCAAAAAGACTAGGAGAACTGCAAGCCCCATCTTCGAAGTATCCATACTTAAGATTTCTTCCACCATGCCGTCTTTTCTTGGCCAACATAAACAGAGAATCTTTCCTTCCGGTCTTTTTTCCTGaacctagtgatgagcagcaaaaTCTCTTACATACACTGGATGTCAAAAGAGCAATCGAAATCTACCTTCAAAGAACCGAAGAGTTCAGAACTGCGGAAAGTCTATTTGTGTTATTTGCCGGACCAAGGAAAGGGCTACAACCATCCAAAGATACTCTTGCGAGATGGATAAAAGCTACAATTACGGAAGCCTATTACTTAGAAGGAGTACCTTCTCCCTTTCCTATCAAAGCACATTCTACAAGAGCTACTGCAACCTCCTGGGCAGAGCAAGCGCAAGTATCTCTAGAAGACATCTACAATGCAGCCTCCTGGTCCTCATCTCTAACCTTCGTGAAACATTACCGGCTGGACATCAATGCTAAGAGCTCAGCCTTGGGTACTGGGGTATTAGGCGCAGTACTTGAtgtagacacccccccccccccctttgtgaaCTATACAAATCCCGTGATGTGCTGCCAAAGGGAAAAttcgtacctgggattttactttccttgagtccaaagGCAGCACATGGATACCCTCCCTAAATAAAACTTTTTGTTATTTGCATTTAATTGTctgaatctataaaaaaaaaactaaaatcccaCAGAGATGCATTATGGGGGATGTCCCTATATAGTATTTGGCTAATTCATTAATTATCCattttatctaggtgggcggtcctaggaaATGAATGAAGACAAGCTTAACCCAtgatgtgctgccttcggactcaaggaaagtaaaagcCCAGGTACGAATTTTCCCtgtccttttattgtccgcattacggacaaggaaagtactgttctactgggggccagctgttccgttccgcaaaatacggaatgcacacagatgtcatccgcattcttttgcagaccgcaaaatacatacggtcgtgtgcaagaggcctaacgctGAGGTCAGGCTGAGTACCTTGTAAGATCTCCCCGAACTCAAAGTGAAGACGCACACACCCGTGCAGAGCGCTGTCTGACTTCTCAGCGCTACAGTGCCCCCTACCGGAGACTGAGCTGTTGCTGCCGTTCTGGTAGGAGCGATGCAAAGCAAAAGGCACGCTCCACTAAGCCAGCTGACCTAGAGGGTGGAAAGGCTGAAGTGGGCACAGTGGGGATCCCCCAAGATTCCACTAGAGACTGCtccaagataaataaaaaaaaatacaaagaaaataaacacggggacagaagaaaaaaaaacacgtccTTTCCGAGTCTCTGAGGCAGCGCATGGAGGATTcactaaagggaatctgtcgcccCGATTATTATCTACGGTAATATATTGGTAGTCCTGCAGGAGTCCACAttccaattttttatttcctCCTGCCCCTGCTTCCCCCACTGTCAGCGCTCAGAGCTGCACTgatattgtcaggactgctgcgcTGTGCTAACATAACGGAGGGGACTCCTGGTCGcatatgcacagcagtcctgaccatGTATTTCTGAGCGCTGACAGCGGGGGATCCGGGCgcggtaggaaaataaaaaatagtgatctggactccttatctgcaggacTACTCATTTCCCTGTCgccctaaccagcagcacaagtggggattcCTCCCCTGTGAAGCCGGTCAGGGCAGGCGGAATTTTTGTTGAACCCACCCCTATATAGGGTTCCCCGCCCTGGCAGGAGGAGCTTTCTGTCCTGTGAGCCTATGCCGAGAAGAAGCTGATTCCGCTAGACCAGATCTGTGCTGCTGCTTTTCTGGAGCTCCCAGAGCACCTTTATTAGACATTATCATCTAGATTCTAGACGGTCTGAGGGAGTTGCCTTTGGCCAGTCTATTCTAAGTGCCGcactctctaaaaaaaaaaaaaaaaaaaaaagtgtaagggGGTCCCTCCCAATTTGTGTGTATTACTCCTTGCTaagtccccacttgtgctgctggttaggacgacagGGAAACGTTAATTTTTAAcgttaatttgttttcccttagtcctaacagcagcacacaaatttcccacccatCTCAGTTATTAGTTCTACTTGCTAAAAAAGCACCTCCTGCCAGGGCGGGGAGtcctatatagtaacatagtacataaggccgaaaaaagccctctgtccatccagttcggcctgtcatcctgcaagttgatccagatgaaggcaaaaaaaaccctgtgaggtagaagccaattttccccactttaggggaataaaaaattccttcccgactccaatcaggcatcagaataactccctggatcaacgacccctctctagtagctatagcctgtaatattattacgctccagaaatacatccaggcccctcctgaatccctttattgtactcaccatcaccacctcctcaggcagagagctccatagtctcactgctcttaccgtaaagaatcctcttctatgtctgtgtacaaaccttctttcctccagacgcagaggatgtcccctcgtcacagtcacagtcctggggatgatgggagtgatctctggactgacccctgatatatttatacatagtaattacatctcctctcagttgtcttttttctgaagtgaataaccctaatgttgataatctttcagggtcctgtagttgccctattccagttattactttagttgccctcctctggaccctctctagctctgctatgtctgccttgttcacaggagcccagaactgtacacagtcctccatgtgtggtccgaCTAGTGATTTATaacgtggtaggactatgttctcatcaccggcatctatgccccttctgatgcaacccattatcttattggccttggcagcagctgcctgacactggtttttacagcttagtttgctgtttattaaaattcctagatccttttccatgtcagtgctacccagtgttttaccattgagtatgtacgggtgacttgcattattccttcccatgtgcataactttacatttctcagtgttaaacctcatctgccacttatctgcccaagcctccaatctatccagatcgctctgtagtagtatactgtcctctgtagtgtatgtatatatatatatatatatatagtatactgtcctctgtagtttatatacagtatactgtcctctgtagtttatatacagtatactgtcctctgtagtgtatatacagtatactgtcctctgtagtgtatatacagtatactgtcctctgtagtatatatacatacagtatactgtcctctttagtatatatacagtatactgtcctctttagtatatatacacagtacattgtcctctgtagtatatatacagtatactgtcctctgtagtatatatacacagtacattgtcctctgtagtgtatatacagtatactgtcctctgtagtatatatacacagtacattgtcctctgtagtatatatacattatactgtcctctgtagtttatatacagtatactgtcctctgtaatatatacagtacattgtcctctgtagtttatatacagtatactgtcctctgtagtttatatacagtatactgtcctctgtagtgtatatacagtatactgtcctctgtagtatatatacatacagtatactgtcctctttagtatatatacagtatactgtcctctttagtatatatacacagtacattgtcctctgtagtatatatacagtatactgtcctctgtagtatatatacacagtacattgtcctctgtagtgtatatacagtatactgtcctctgtagtatatatacacagtacattgtcctctgtagtatatatacagtatactgtcctctgtagtatatatacacagtacattgtcctctgtagtgtatatacagtatactgtcctctgtagtatatatacacagtacattgtcctctgtagtatatatacagtatactgtcatcatcagtgttaattactttacacccaTAGGGGTGGGTTTAAATAGTTAATTATTGATTTTCTTTCcacaaaaattccgcctgtccttcACAGGGGAGGACTCCCCACttctgctgctgttaggactaagggaaaacaaattaacataaaaaatttaCGTATATTATtgtagataatggtccaaaatcggggtgacagattccctttaattggtTAATAAGACTGATACTGTCCTTCTGTCCTCGCTGGGAGCAAGAGAAATGTTAATCCGTCATGTGCTGCCTGAGGACAAAGGGTAAGAGGAATACCCGTCACATCTATACTTCCCTGCCTCACAGCTGTGGTTTTCAGCGAGTGCAGAGATTCTGAGCAGTTACACAGAGCTGCGTCCAGGCAAAAGGGGAAAGAGGGGACATGTTTCTTAAGCTAAATCACAATGTTTTGTGCATGACAATAAATCTAAACTAAAACTCCATGGCTGTGAGAAGGGGACATGCAGGGTCTTCCCATGTTCCTGTGAGGGGCTCCGTACTCCGCCCTTAAGCCGATCCTCCCTGGGGCTGTGGGCAGTGTGAAAATGCGGAGCTCAACTGTGTGATCCTGGACCGCGCTGCTGATCGCTCCCTTCCACTGCCATCAGATGCAGGGAGTATTGTTACGTTGCATCTTTCTGTTATCTGTTACGTTTGATGGTTTGGATTCGATCCACTGTGGGATATGGCGGTTATATTGGGATTGTGCTGACCACCACCACGTGAGGAGAGATGATCGCTTTTCCTTTCCTCCAGCCCATAACCCCAGACAAGAAATATAAAAGGGAGATGCCATCAAAAAATATCTTTTATTTAGAGCATTGGACTAAATTTCCACAGGACTACTCCCCCCAACATGTCCACATATAAACAAAGAACGCTGCTGGAGTCTTCTGCAGTGACTATAAATCATCACAATAAATGAGACTGCACAGAAGGTTCATGTGCGGCAGGTAGGGACCCCCGCTACAGAAAAGGTCCCTGCCCCAAAACTAAATAACCCCCCCCGGTGCCGACCAGTCAGTGATTTGCATAGATACAAAGAATTGTGTAATTTACGTATAGAAGAAGACCCAGTGTCACGTCCGCTGCTGTCGCTCGCCCCCAGGCGAGGAGGATGATCCCACAGCAGGAGCCAGAAACCCCAAACCAATAATATCCGCCATGAGTCCGAGTGGCGCCCCCGATGTCACCGCGCGGTCCGTGTCTCTCTGGTGTCGCCTCATTTCCTGGCCTGGGCGTAGTTGGCGGTAAACCAGTCACACGTTTCCTGGACGGCTGCAAAGAGAACGTGAAATATCAGCAACTGGAAGGAGCTGCGTTATATCCGCCAGTCCAGGACACAGGGACCTGACGGACCCCGCGTCACGCCACCCGAACAGAGCCCGCCCTGACGGACCCCGCGTCACGCCACCCGAACAGAGCCCACCCTGACGGACCCCGCGTCACGCCACCCGAACAGAGCCCACCCTGATGGACCCCGCGTCACGCCACCTGAACAGAGCCCACCCTGACGGACCCCGCGTCACGCCACCCGAACAGAGCCCACCCTGACAGACCCCGCGTCCCGACACCCAAACAGAGCCCACCCTGACGGACCCCGCGTCACGCCACCCGAACAGAGCCCACCCTGACGGACCCCGCGTCACGCCACCCGAACAGAGCCCACCCTGACGGACCCCGCGTCACGCCACCCGAACAGAGCCCACCCTGACGGACCCCGCGTCACGCCACCCGAACAGAGCCCACCCTGACGGACCCCGCGTCACGCCACCCGAACAGAGCCCACCCTGACGGACCCCGCGTCACGCCACCCGAACAGAGCCCACCCTGACGGACCCCGCGTCACGCCACCCGAACAGAGCCCACCCTGACGGACCCCACGTCACGCCACCCGAACAGAGCCCACCCTGACGGACCCCACGTCACGCCACCCGAACAGAGCCCACCCTGACGGACCCCACGTCACGCCACCCGAACAGAGCACACCCTGACGGACCCCACGTCACGCCACCCGAACAGAGCCCACCCTGACGGACCCCACGTCACGCCACCCGAACAGAGCCCACCCTGACGGACCCCACGTCACGCCACCCGAACAGAGCCCACCCTGACGGACCCCACGTCACGCCACCCGAAACGAGCCCACCCTGACGGACCCCACGTCACGCCACCCGAACAGAGCCCACCCTGACAGACCCCACGTCACGCCATCCGAACAGAGCCCACCCTGACGGACCCCACGTCACGCCACCCGAACAGAGCCCACCCTGACGGACCCCACGTCACAACACCCGAACAGAGCCCAACTGCCACgacaccacccccccccctccaggtaGGTGGAGCCACAGGGCTTGTGAAAGGGCTTCTCCACTTTTGCACCTTGAAAATAGTCTTGGTTAAATATGATCTACTGTTTTATGTACACAGCTGCTCTGCAGAtctgtgtgtctccatggttacagactacaaagcaTGCCCGTGTAGTCTGACCCTGCAGCCGCGCTCCACCATCCGCCATGTGATCGCTTCCTCCATTACCCTCTGCAGTCCTTACGCTCTAGTCCCTGTTCCAGCATCGGACCGGCGCCCCCCGCTGCCCCATCACTTACCCTGACTAAACGGCGTAAACCTGAAGGCCGGCAGGTAGTCCCGCAGTTTGCTGTTGCTCGCCGTCTTCTTGAACTGTCCGTCAGACTTTGTGCTGTCAAACTGAGCGAGGGGTTAAGAGAAACTAGGACGGTACGAACATGTGTGCAACATGGCCAGAGGTGACTGGAGCACCACTATGGGGACTGCAGCTCCGGGTGTGACTGGAGCACGACTATCGAGACTGCAGCTCCGGGTGTGGCTGGAGCACGACTATCGGGACTGCAGCTCCGGGTGTGGCTGGAGCACGACTATCGGGACTGCAGCTCCGGGTGTGGCTGGAGCACGACTATCGGGACTGCAGCTCCGGGTGTGGCTGGAGCACGACTATCGGGACTGCAGCTCCGGGTGTGGCTGGAGCACGACTATCGGGACTGCAGCTCCGGGTGTGGCTGGAGCACGACTATCGGGACTGCAGCTCCGGGTGTGGCTGGAGCACGACTATCGGGACTGCAGCTCCGGGTGTGGCTGGAGCACGACTATCGGGACTGCAGCTCCGGGTGTGGCTGGAGCACGACTATCGGGACTGCAGCTCCGGGTGTGGCTGGAGCACGACTATCGGGACTGCAGCTCCGGGTGTGACTGGAGCACGACTATCGGGACTGCAGCTCCGGGTGTGACTGGAGCACGACTATCGGGACTGCAGCTCCGGGTGTGACTGGAGCACGACTATCGGGACTGCAGCTCCGGGTGTGACTGGAGCACGACTATCGGGACTGCAGCTCCGGGTGTGACTGGAGCACGACTATCGGGACTGCAGCTCCGGGTGTGACTGGAGCACAACTATGGGAACTGCAGCTCCGGGTGTGACTGGAGTACGACTATCGGGACTGAAGCTCCGGGTGTGGCTAGAGTACAACTATCGGGACTACAGCTCTGGGTGTGGCTGGAGTACGACTATCATGATTGCAGCTCTCAGTGTGGCTGGAGTACGACTATGGGGACTGTAGCTCTCTATGGATGAGACTGTAGTATATGAATTGCAAATGCAGCTCTCGTTGTAACTGAAGTGTGATTGCAGCTCTGAATGTGACTACAGTAAAATAACTGATGTGTCATATCCGCACAGAGCTCCCATTTACATATCAGGATACAAGAACTTCCCCCTTGAAGTCCATGGCGGACACGATGCTCTCGGCAGCCTCCCTGATGGACACCTCGTCCTCCTCCCCCACTGTAATACACAAAGTCATTATAATACACGGTGCAGATCCTACAGCACTCGTCACATACAGCGGAGCCTCACCGGACAGGATGATGGGATCCACCTCATTGTATTCCCGCAGCACCCAGATAAAGAGGCGAGCCAGATCCTGGAGGAAGGaaatcagcagaatagtgagtgcagctctggagcataatacacaatgtaattcaggatcagtacaggatgagtaatatatgtacacagtgactgcaccagcagaatagtgagtgcagctctggagtataatacaggatgtaattcaggatcagtacaggataagtaatgtatgtacacagtgactgcaccagcagaatagtgagtgcagctctgcagtataatacaggatgtaactcaggatcagtacaggagaagtaatgtatgtactgtggcgaaaccaacctcgccacagtgttttggagggggctgcttaaacgcctcttgcctcaggattatggcccatactaacttttaaacccctgaacctattccagggaattttggataggtttgtccccaagttatactgtttaaattgatgtaagttatatgtatggacaatgtaacctcacaaagttgtaacaatttataataagtgtaacttgtcagcttgggaggaatatgctgggtgtgtttctattgtcccattgtcccattgtgtgtttaaatggtgatgtctgtcctgttgtctccacatgtgtattggtgatctcccctttgtcctgagagataattggattgccctcggttgtctccgggacagagaggaggaaaccatgatgcattgtggggatgtgttgtatctgtcctctgtcgcagtctcccttctggtcctctagggggcgtgaacgattggttgctgtacttgcattgtgtgtgttgtaagatattgattggttggatttcaaaaccctgtgggcagtactaggtttgttttttatgaataaaagaggctgtacctgaagtacagtcagaccactgcttgaccctcaacacggagccttgtctcgttattggggggattccctgtatgctgttagagactaattgccaggagtgtaagctgattgtatgcttttcctgttcgtctgctggcagctattcgcgaggttccagtttggagtgctattttgtatccagttcgggaggttggtgttctgcagtagctgtgcctgtctctcagaaaggggcatatcgcctaaacggattttaaccccttgtctgctgaaacggtccgttacaattggtggcaagcagcgggatcgttcctacagccagaaggacagctacaggagacacaatttctttggattttacaacttaagggcaatgcatgtctcagtacagcgaccctaaaagcaccaggatggaaccagcagtggagtacagatactctgttgaggaatttgaccgtatgatgtggttgcggctgaacttctttggacccaatccagctgagaaatccgtgaagttcgtgaggagtctagtgttcaagaccctactataccgggcagaaggtgacggtcagctgccacgttgggtggacctccatcggaagttacagtagcgggacagagggagcccagtctccattccccaacggcagtgtgaattgcagggaattgggagcccagtctccattccccagcggcagtgtgaaatgcagggagaggagagcaacgtcctccctccccagcggcaggctgagttacagggggcagaggtagttgttcctgccccccagcagcagcatgattttttgggaattgggagcccagtctccattccccagcggccgtatgatgtacagggaattgggagcccagtctccattccccagcggcaggcggagttacagggggcagagacagtcggtcctgtcccccagtggcagagtgtccagcaggaaatagagagcccagtctcctttccccagcagcaggacactgtattgggagcggagacagtcggtctccccctccaacaatcaggctccaaccaggcttcttccatggtaacgctggcaccagggcagagtaccgctgatacctgcccacaaagcaacctccactccaagccagggagcaacacagagaccgggagtaccagctaccaatataatcttggtggattcactggacagagacaggctaccaaattcaacaggtccagtattgggttgtgggtgggctgccagactaactcaggtactgaccggcgtgaggtcaggtatctggttagtcttccctgggggggtgggggagatgtgtggcgaaaccaacatcgccacagtgttttggagggggctgtttaaccacctcttgcctcaggattatggcccatactaagttttaaacccctgaacctattccagggaattttggataggtttgtccccaagttatactgtttaaattgatgtaagttatatgtatggacaatgtaacctcacaaagttgtaacaatttataataagtgtaacttgtcagcttgggaggaatatgctgggtgtgtttctattatcccattgtgccattgtcccattgtgtgtttaaatggtgattcctgtcctgttgtctccacatgtgtattggcgatctccctttgtcctgagagataattggattgccctcggttgtctccgggacagagaggaggaaaccatgatgcattgtggggatgtgttgtatctgttctgtgtcgcagtctcccttctggtcctctagggggcgtgaacgattggttgctgtacttgcattgtgtgtgttgtaagacattgattggttggatttcaaaaccctgtgggcagtactatgtttgttttttatgaataaaagaggctgtacctgaCGTACAGTCAGACCAcggcttgaccctcaacacggagccttgtctcgttattggggggattccctgtatgctgttagagactgattgccaggagtgtaagctgattgtatgcttttcctgttcgtctgctagcagctattcgcgaggttccagtttggagtgctattttgtatccagttcgggaggttggtgttctgcagtagctgtgcctgtctctcagaaaaggggcatatcgcctaaactgattttaaccccttgtctgctgaaacggtccgttacatgtacacagtgactgcaccagcagaatagtgagtgcagctctggagtataatacaggatgtaactctggatcagtacaggataagtaatgtatgtacacagtgactgcaccagcagaatagtgagtgcagctctggagtataatacaagatgtaactcaggatcagtacaggatatgtaatgtatgtacacagtgactgcaccagcagaatagtgagtacagctctgcagtataatacaggaggtaactcaggatcagtgcaggatatgtaatgtatgtacacagtgactgcaccagcagaatagtgagtgcagctctggagtataatacaggatgtaactgaggatcagtacaggataagtaatgtatgtacacagtgactgcaccagcagaatagtgagtgcagctctggagtataatacaggatgtaactgaggatcagtacaggataagtaatgtatgtacacagtgactgcaccagcagaatagtgagtgcagctctggagtataatacaggataagtaatgtgtacaTATATACTACATGCAGACTATGGACCTTTACTAGATAAGGACTCACCAGAGAATAGATAAATTGGCGCCGCGGTTTCCCGGTGCCCCAGATGGAGAGCGCGGAGCCGTTTTCTGCAATCACATTGCACATTTCAGTTATTTACCGGCTGATGATCAGGAGGTCGGGGACAGATAATGGCGGCAGGAGAGGCTCACCTTTGGCCAGATACGCCTTGTGGATGAGCCCCGGCAGCACGTGACCGTCCTCGATGTTGAAGTTATCGTGAGGGCCGAAGACGTTGGTGGGGATGACGGAGGTGAACTTACATCCGTGCTGCTCGTGATACGCCCTGCggtatggggagggagggggtcactGCACAGGACGAGGGGTAAGCAGGTTATATACCACAGGGAAAACTCTGGGGTCGTATGTAGCTCCACGTGGGGCCCCTGACCACCTGGGCCCTATAGCAGCCCCCCGCACACACTGATGGCAGACCCCTGGAGTTTATGTTACCTGTTCTGGACGTCGATCATCCTCTTGGCATAGGAGTAGCCGAAGTTCGACCCGTGTGGGGGCCCGAGGTGAATCTGCAGGAAGGGGCAGGATGAGAGCGGGCAGCAATAAGTGGGGGTCAGATGACGCGTGACGGGGGCACTTACCATGGTCTCATCTATGGGGTAGGTGGTCTTGTCTGGGAAGATGCAGGTGGAGAGGCAGGAGACAACCTTCTGGACCCCCAGCTCGTACGAGGTATGCAGCACATTGTCGTTAATGTGGAGGTTCTTCCTCTAGGACAGGAAACAAGATCAGATCTGGGGGGCTCAGCATCTAAAAAGTGTTCACACCCCTCACTAACTGTGTAAGGGGGCGCTAGAGAGCGACCTGTGACAACCCGGCAGGAACCACAAGCTGAGATGGGAGGGATAGTGAGGCAAGTGTCtgtactctagtcacatccagagcatCACTCTCAACACTTATACTCTAGTCatatccaaagctgcattcaaatttttcatactccagtcacacccagggctgcattcacaattctttttttttttttttttttaaaggctgagTTTCATTGTGTTGTTCAGGCTGCTCCACTCCAGATATTCAGAGGTGCTATCTGTCTACTGAACAGCATGTGGACTTTTGTCTGCTCTGTTTCCAACCTGGGCCAGTGCACCCCTCCTTAGTCAACCTGGTGGCTCTGAGTTCCCACAGAGTCACCATATTGATGCTGGGCATAGCACAGACACCCGATCCACATAGCACAGAATGGATCAGAACTCCCAAACTCAAATGATTCAACAGCCTAAGCCTCCCATGGTAGCTAAGATTACAGGTATGCGCCACAGCACCCGGCCCATTCACAATTCTTAT
This sequence is a window from Bufo gargarizans isolate SCDJY-AF-19 chromosome 5, ASM1485885v1, whole genome shotgun sequence. Protein-coding genes within it:
- the GFUS gene encoding GDP-L-fucose synthase, with protein sequence MAENKPKRILVTGGSGLVGKAIEKVVADGEGRSDEEWIFLSSKDADLTDAADTRALFEKHRPTHVIHLAAMVGGLFRNMKYNLDFLRKNLHINDNVLHTSYELGVQKVVSCLSTCIFPDKTTYPIDETMIHLGPPHGSNFGYSYAKRMIDVQNRAYHEQHGCKFTSVIPTNVFGPHDNFNIEDGHVLPGLIHKAYLAKENGSALSIWGTGKPRRQFIYSLDLARLFIWVLREYNEVDPIILSVGEEDEVSIREAAESIVSAMDFKGEVLFDSTKSDGQFKKTASNSKLRDYLPAFRFTPFSQAVQETCDWFTANYAQARK